From Chryseobacterium sp. H1D6B, a single genomic window includes:
- a CDS encoding transcriptional repressor: MAKRNTKAKQLILDSLKNTKSAVSQEILQKELGEEVDRATIYRVLNSFCDDGIVHKILSDDGKYYFAFCVNCSEKAHQHNHFHFRCLSCEKIECIPNEIEVKLPAGYKSVNFNGFISGYCANCS, from the coding sequence ATGGCTAAGAGAAATACAAAAGCAAAACAACTGATCTTAGATTCTTTAAAGAACACAAAATCAGCAGTCAGTCAGGAAATCCTACAGAAAGAACTGGGAGAAGAAGTGGACAGAGCAACGATCTACAGGGTTTTAAACAGCTTCTGTGATGATGGAATTGTGCATAAAATTCTAAGCGACGATGGAAAATATTATTTTGCTTTTTGCGTCAATTGCTCAGAAAAAGCACATCAGCATAATCATTTCCATTTCAGATGTCTAAGTTGTGAAAAGATCGAATGTATTCCCAATGAGATTGAGGTGAAATTGCCGGCAGGGTATAAATCCGTCAACTTTAACGGATTTATTTCAGGGTATTGTGCCAATTGCTCATGA